One window from the genome of Mucilaginibacter ginsenosidivorans encodes:
- the fumC gene encoding class II fumarate hydratase translates to MSFRTEHDTMGEVQVPADKYWGAQTERSRNNFKIGPEASMPKEIINAFAYLKKAAAYTNTELGVLPAEKRDLIAQVCDEILEGKLAGEFPLVIWQTGSGTQSNMNVNEVVANRSHVLQGNKLGEGKTFIHPNDDVNKSQSSNDTYPTAMHIAAYKMVMEVTIPGIEKLRDTLKAKSEAFKSVVKIGRTHLMDATPLTLGQEFSGYVSQLDHGLKAIRNTLDHLSELALGGTAVGTGINTPKGYDVKVAEYIAKFTGLPFRTADNKFEALAAHDAIVESHGALKQIAVSLMKIANDIRMLASGPRSGIGEIHIPDNEPGSSIMPGKVNPTQNEAVTMVAAQVMGNDVTISIGGSNGHYELNVFKPVMAANFLQSARLIGDACVSFNDHCAKGIEPNYAGIKKHLENSLMLVTALNPHIGYENAAKIAKTALKQNQSLREAAIGLGLLTNEQFDQWVKPEDMIGSLK, encoded by the coding sequence ATGAGTTTCAGAACCGAACACGATACGATGGGCGAGGTACAGGTACCTGCCGATAAATACTGGGGCGCACAAACCGAACGTTCACGCAATAACTTTAAAATAGGCCCCGAGGCATCCATGCCGAAGGAGATCATCAATGCGTTTGCATATTTGAAAAAAGCGGCCGCATATACCAATACAGAACTGGGCGTGCTGCCCGCCGAAAAACGCGACCTGATAGCACAGGTTTGCGACGAGATACTGGAAGGCAAACTGGCCGGTGAGTTCCCATTGGTTATCTGGCAAACGGGCTCGGGTACGCAATCCAACATGAATGTGAACGAGGTTGTAGCTAACCGATCGCACGTGTTACAGGGCAACAAACTGGGCGAAGGCAAAACTTTCATCCACCCGAATGATGATGTAAACAAGTCGCAGTCGTCTAACGACACCTACCCTACCGCCATGCACATCGCTGCCTATAAAATGGTGATGGAGGTAACCATACCCGGTATCGAAAAACTTCGCGATACGCTGAAGGCAAAATCAGAGGCATTTAAAAGTGTGGTAAAGATAGGCCGCACCCACCTGATGGATGCTACACCGCTTACTTTAGGCCAGGAGTTTTCGGGTTACGTATCACAATTGGATCATGGGTTGAAAGCCATACGGAATACTTTGGATCACTTGTCTGAGCTTGCCTTGGGTGGCACCGCCGTTGGTACCGGCATCAACACCCCAAAAGGTTATGATGTGAAGGTGGCTGAATACATTGCCAAATTTACCGGCCTGCCTTTCCGCACAGCCGATAACAAGTTCGAAGCGTTAGCTGCTCATGATGCTATAGTGGAAAGTCACGGCGCTTTGAAACAAATTGCCGTGTCGCTGATGAAGATCGCGAATGACATCCGCATGCTGGCCTCGGGCCCGCGCTCGGGTATCGGCGAGATACATATACCGGACAATGAACCGGGTTCGTCCATTATGCCTGGCAAAGTAAATCCAACCCAAAACGAGGCAGTTACTATGGTTGCTGCGCAGGTAATGGGTAATGATGTGACTATATCCATCGGCGGATCGAACGGCCATTATGAACTGAACGTTTTTAAACCGGTAATGGCAGCCAACTTCCTGCAATCGGCACGTTTAATAGGCGACGCTTGTGTATCCTTTAACGACCATTGCGCCAAAGGCATCGAACCGAATTACGCCGGCATCAAAAAACACCTTGAAAATTCGCTGATGCTGGTTACAGCGCTGAACCCGCATATCGGTTATGAAAACGCTGCCAAGATCGCCAAAACAGCTTTGAAACAGAACCAATCCCTTAGGGAAGCGGCCATCGGTTTAGGTTTACTCACTAACGAGCAATTCGACCAGTGGGTTAAGCCGGAAGATATGATCGGTAGCCTGAAATAA
- a CDS encoding GNAT family N-acetyltransferase yields MPLFIQTPRFVIRDFKPEEQDLFVDIFDDERVITHLPKRTRKELISLFQSALTEYASGSPLGRWGIFNNGDGDFIGFCLLRLYDNQPGKVELGYVLHQRYWGKGIASDMAQIMVAQAFMHTDANELVAVTTLDNIGSQRVLIKAGMTRMDNFVRDGEKLAFFRMER; encoded by the coding sequence ATGCCGCTATTTATACAAACCCCACGCTTTGTTATCCGTGATTTTAAACCCGAAGAGCAGGACCTTTTCGTTGATATTTTTGATGACGAGCGGGTTATCACCCACTTGCCCAAACGGACGCGTAAGGAGCTTATCAGCTTGTTTCAGTCGGCATTGACGGAATACGCATCGGGTAGCCCGCTTGGCCGCTGGGGTATATTTAATAACGGCGACGGCGATTTCATTGGCTTTTGCCTGCTGCGCCTTTATGATAACCAGCCCGGGAAAGTAGAGCTTGGTTACGTGCTGCATCAAAGGTATTGGGGAAAGGGCATAGCCAGCGATATGGCGCAGATCATGGTGGCGCAGGCCTTTATGCACACCGACGCGAATGAGTTAGTGGCGGTAACTACGCTGGACAACATCGGTTCGCAAAGGGTATTGATAAAAGCCGGGATGACACGTATGGATAATTTTGTGAGAGACGGGGAGAAACTGGCGTTTTTCAGGATGGAGAGGTAA
- a CDS encoding tetratricopeptide repeat protein, with amino-acid sequence MKSFFNLILICCVLATAVQASAQDTGNAADLIKQGTQLNKQGNYAVAIEKYKEALKTDSNNAQANYQMGFSLQAAGRGNEAIPYAEKAIKGNGSATLTAASYALLGSIYDEDHQTQKAIDTYKEGIKLNPAFQQLHFNLGLAYSRNKQYAEAEIEAIESIKLDPKHASSQRMYALVTFHQNKRLNALLGLCSFILLEPNTPRSAEAYTNIQSILKGGALSGANGRQTIILSPKDKQDIAVKNMVISTTVSVARQKKLAGMDMLEFELKHIFSIAGNMANDDKEKDFFDKFFAAYFLNLAQSDNIAAFTRMVSLSANKEENTKWMMEHDKERSDFDKWIAATERKF; translated from the coding sequence ATGAAGTCTTTTTTTAACCTGATTCTGATCTGTTGTGTGCTGGCCACGGCAGTGCAGGCCTCGGCCCAGGACACAGGCAATGCGGCCGATCTGATTAAACAGGGCACCCAGCTTAATAAACAGGGAAACTATGCAGTGGCCATAGAAAAATACAAAGAAGCCCTGAAAACCGATTCAAATAACGCGCAAGCCAACTATCAAATGGGTTTTAGCCTGCAGGCAGCAGGCAGGGGAAATGAGGCCATCCCTTATGCAGAAAAAGCCATCAAAGGCAATGGCAGCGCTACGCTTACAGCAGCAAGCTATGCACTTTTGGGCAGCATTTACGACGAGGATCATCAAACCCAAAAGGCCATCGACACCTATAAGGAAGGCATCAAACTCAACCCCGCCTTTCAGCAATTGCACTTTAACCTCGGACTCGCCTATTCGCGCAATAAGCAATATGCCGAGGCAGAGATCGAAGCTATCGAGTCTATTAAACTCGACCCGAAGCACGCGAGCAGCCAACGGATGTATGCGCTGGTTACGTTCCATCAAAATAAAAGGTTGAATGCCTTACTGGGCCTTTGCAGTTTTATCCTGCTGGAGCCAAATACGCCGCGCAGCGCCGAGGCCTACACCAATATCCAGAGCATTTTAAAAGGAGGCGCGTTAAGCGGCGCCAATGGCCGGCAAACCATCATTCTGTCGCCTAAGGACAAACAGGACATCGCGGTCAAAAACATGGTTATATCCACTACGGTCTCCGTGGCCCGCCAAAAGAAACTGGCAGGTATGGACATGCTGGAGTTTGAATTGAAACACATCTTTAGCATAGCGGGTAACATGGCTAATGATGATAAGGAAAAAGACTTTTTTGATAAGTTCTTTGCCGCTTATTTTTTAAACCTGGCGCAAAGCGATAATATAGCCGCATTTACACGCATGGTTAGCTTGAGCGCAAATAAGGAAGAAAACACCAAATGGATGATGGAACACGATAAAGAACGGAGTGATTTTGACAAATGGATCGCTGCTACGGAAAGAAAGTTTTGA
- a CDS encoding low molecular weight protein-tyrosine-phosphatase, with translation MKLLMVCLGNICRSPLAEGIMQHLADEQGLTWQVDSAGTGSWHVGEGPDRRSVRAARNHGIDISNQVCRQFRRKDFSDFDQIFVMDKYNLSDVLTMAPDEEAAAKVKLLLGNREVPDPYYDDSQFEPVFQTVEQGCREIIKELLKF, from the coding sequence ATGAAACTCCTCATGGTCTGTCTTGGTAACATTTGCCGTTCGCCGCTGGCGGAGGGTATTATGCAGCACCTTGCCGACGAGCAGGGGCTGACCTGGCAGGTGGATTCGGCCGGGACAGGCAGCTGGCACGTAGGTGAGGGGCCCGACAGGCGTTCGGTCCGCGCAGCGCGAAACCACGGCATCGACATAAGCAACCAGGTTTGCAGGCAATTCAGGCGGAAAGATTTCAGCGATTTTGATCAGATTTTTGTGATGGACAAATACAACCTTTCGGATGTGCTGACCATGGCACCTGACGAAGAAGCCGCAGCGAAAGTAAAGCTGCTTTTAGGTAACCGCGAAGTGCCGGATCCCTATTATGACGACAGCCAGTTTGAGCCGGTGTTTCAAACGGTGGAGCAAGGGTGCAGGGAGATAATAAAAGAATTATTAAAGTTTTAA
- a CDS encoding S1/P1 nuclease — MKTRFLKKLALILAIIYLPLQSMAWGTQGHRIAGQIADSYLSPKARKAIEAILGDESIAMASNWADFIKSDPAYNYLYNWHFIDLDKAYTYPELQAYLNQDTAVDAYTKLQFLIGELKKKDLDKDKKLLYLRMLIHIVEDVHQPLHTGHTEDKGGNDIKVTWFSNNTNLHSVWDSQLIDFQQLSYIEYSTAINHTTAAERSEWQKAPISEWLFESNQLAEKLYSETKNGDALNGYKYNFNHIDTLNQQLLKAGVRLAGVLNDIFG; from the coding sequence ATGAAAACAAGATTTCTGAAAAAACTGGCTTTGATCCTGGCGATCATTTACCTGCCTTTACAATCTATGGCATGGGGCACCCAGGGTCACCGCATAGCCGGGCAAATTGCCGATAGTTACCTTTCACCAAAGGCCCGCAAAGCTATTGAGGCAATTTTGGGCGACGAAAGCATTGCCATGGCAAGCAACTGGGCCGATTTTATCAAATCCGACCCGGCCTATAACTACCTGTACAACTGGCATTTCATCGACCTGGACAAAGCCTATACTTATCCCGAATTACAGGCATACCTAAACCAGGATACAGCTGTTGATGCTTATACCAAACTGCAATTTTTGATAGGGGAACTAAAAAAGAAAGACCTGGATAAGGACAAAAAATTGCTCTACCTGCGCATGCTCATCCACATTGTCGAGGATGTTCACCAACCCCTCCATACCGGCCACACCGAGGACAAGGGCGGCAACGACATTAAAGTGACCTGGTTCAGCAACAACACCAACCTGCACTCTGTCTGGGATTCGCAGCTGATCGATTTTCAGCAATTAAGCTACATCGAATATTCTACAGCCATCAACCACACTACAGCCGCCGAACGTTCTGAATGGCAAAAAGCGCCCATTAGCGAGTGGTTATTTGAATCGAACCAACTGGCCGAAAAGCTATATTCTGAAACGAAAAATGGCGACGCGCTTAACGGCTACAAATACAATTTCAACCATATCGATACCCTCAACCAGCAATTGCTGAAAGCCGGCGTACGGCTGGCAGGGGTGCTGAATGATATTTTTGGGTAA
- a CDS encoding GCN5 family acetyltransferase, with the protein MSKYPKVKDIELVGTYPATVESGGGYVWDEVLEYRVWCHPERGAPDIDDGNDYYYVFETCEDALEYSESNPGTESPLALILQEEHINEPEQGHYVHVKEPRITEWHVEFLNRPKRNADTIPNFFSPDAPANRLEILRGLV; encoded by the coding sequence ATGTCAAAATATCCGAAAGTTAAAGATATTGAATTAGTTGGCACGTATCCCGCAACTGTTGAGTCTGGCGGCGGATATGTTTGGGATGAAGTGTTAGAATACCGTGTTTGGTGCCACCCCGAACGCGGCGCTCCCGATATTGATGATGGTAACGATTATTATTATGTCTTTGAAACTTGTGAAGATGCCTTAGAATACTCGGAATCGAACCCGGGAACCGAATCACCTCTTGCACTTATCCTCCAGGAGGAACACATCAACGAACCAGAACAGGGCCATTATGTGCATGTAAAGGAACCGAGGATCACTGAATGGCATGTGGAGTTTCTCAATAGACCTAAAAGAAATGCAGATACTATCCCGAATTTTTTCTCGCCTGATGCTCCTGCAAACAGACTGGAAATATTACGCGGCCTTGTTTAA